The genomic region tacctatcacctacaagtctttgacggtgggaggaaaccggaacacccggcgaaaacccacgtggtcacagggagaacttgcaaactccacacaggcagtacccagaattgaacccgggtcactggagctgtgaggctgcggtgctaaccactgtgccactgtgctgcccatttaaggggaagctggataaactcaTGAggaggaaaggaatagaaggatatggtgatagggtttaGGTGAAGagaggtgggaagaggctcttgtggagcataaacaccagcaagggtctgttgggctgaatggcctgtttcagtgctggaaatgctcagtaattcTATACAATATTTATTTAGCTGCTAGACTACTCAAATGTATAAACAGGGATCCTGTGCAACATAACTCTCTCTCTAATTGGCTTTGTAGATAATTCTTCTCTTGCTAGTTCTATTAACCCCACATTGAGAATGATAAGATAATTTAAAACAACAAAAGATTTTACACAAGTTTAAAACAATTCCAATTTTTACGAGAAAGAGAATGTGAGAATGCAAATGAGAGTGCaagatagggagagagtgagagagttggagagagggtgtgtgagaaaaggagagtgagggagagagagaaaatgtgagcaaggcagagagagagtgagacaaggagagagtgcaaaaaggggagagtgtgagattgtgaggaggagagaaagagtgagagagagagagtgtgagagggagagggagtgagaaggGATGAGAGAGTGCGAgaagaggttgagagagagagagagtgtgagtgggagagagagaatgcgagagatggAGAAAGAATATTGTCTGTGCTCGATTTAACTTTTCCACCATATTTCTTTCTGTCTCCTATTTAGGAAACTTCTGGAGGGTGAAGAATTTAGACTGAGCTTCTCCTCGCTGCAACCCTACAGTTAAACCATCCCTTCGCTGAAGATTTAAGATGTAATTTCCATAGCAACACAGTGCAGTCACTAGCCATTAATTCATTGCCTGTAGCTGCTCTCCAGTCCTCTGcaaaccctctccatctccatagTGACCacacacagctacagttactgagaAACACTGAATGGTCAGTCACCTGACCAATGGCCCACGCTCAAGGACACACTGACCCTCATAAAATCAAACCATTCAGGCCTTTACACATATGAACATAAGTGTTAATGCATCCGTGTGCACACACATTTAAACATGTGCACACTGAGGTACAGCTATGTAAAACTATCTGCACCCCCTCCTGTAAACAAAAGTACAATATGTATACATGTCAACACACGTGTACAGACACACACCCATGTATAAACACCCACTACACATGAACACATGTAAACATGTGTGAACATGCATACATAATCATACATATATGCATGGACGATACAGAAAATTCCAATTCAGATGTGAGAGCTCGAAATGTAATTAGATGCCAATATTGGTCCAGGTGATGATCTTACCCATTCCTGGTGTGCACAGTTCCAGCTGTGTGAAGAAAGCCTTCTTGCTCTGTGTCCTACACTTACCCTTGCACCCTGACCCTGTGTCAATtgcaccctgaccctgaccctgtgcCCCTTCGCATCCTGACCCTGTGCCTCTTCGCACCCTGACCCTGTGTCCCTTCACACCCTGACCCTGTGCTCCTTTGCATCCTGACCCTGTGCCCCTTTGCACCCTGACCCTGCACCCCTTCGCATCCTGATCCTGTGCCTCTTCGCACCCTGACCCTGTGTCCCTGCACACCCTGACCCTGTGCCTCTTCGCATCCTGACCCTGTGCCTCTTCGCACCCTGACCCTGTGTCCCTTCGCACCCTGACCCTGTGTCCCTGCACACCCTGACCCTGTGTCCATTGCACCTTGACCCTGTGCCCCTTTTCACCCTGACCCTGTGTCCCTTTGCACCCTGACCCTGCGCCCCTTTGCACCCTGACCCTGCGCCCCTTTGCACCCTGATCCTGTGCCCCTTTGCACCCTGACCCTGTGCCCCTTTGCACCCTGACCCTGTGTCCCTGCACACCTTGACCCTGTGCCCCTTTGCACCCTGACACTGTGCCCCTTTGCACCCTGACCCTGTGTCCCTTCGCATCCTGACCCTGTGTCCCTTCGCATCCTGACCCTGTGCCTCTTCGCACCCTGACCCTGTGTCCCTGCACACCCTGACCCTGTGTCCAATGCACCCTGACCCTGTGCCCCTTTGCACCCTGACCCTGTGTCCCTGCACACCCTGACCCTGTGTCCATTGCACCCTGACCCTGTGCCTCTTCGCATCCTGACCCTGTGTCCCTGCACACCCTGACCCTGTGTCCCTTTGCACCCTGACCCTGTGCCCCTTTGCACCCTGACCCTGTGTCCATGCACACCCTGACCCTGTGTCCATTGCACCCTGACCCTGTGCCTCTTCGCATCCTGACCCTGTGTCCCTGCACACCCTGACCCTGTGTCCCTGCACACCCTGACCCTTTGTCCCTGCACACCCTGACCCTTTGTCCCTGCACACCCTGACCCTGTGTCCAATGCACCCTGACCCTGTGTCCCTGCACACCCTGACCCTGTGTCCATTGCACCCTGACCCTGTGCCTCTTCGCATCCTGACACTGTGTCCCTGCACACCCTGACCCTGTGTCCCTGCACACCCTGACCCTGTGTCCCTGCACACCTTGACCCTGTACCCCTTTGCACCCTGACCCTGTGCCCCTTTGCACCCTGACCCTGTGCCCCTTTGCATCCTGACCCTGTGTCCCTTCGCATCCTGACCCTATGTCCCTTCGCATCCTGACCTTGTGTCCCTTCGCATCCTGACCCTGTGTCCCTGCACACCCTGACCCTGTGTCCAATGCACCCTGACCCTGTGCCTCTTCGCACCCTGACCCTGTGTCCCTGCACACCCTGACCCTGTGTCCAATGCACCCTGACCCTGTGCCTCTTCGCATCCTGACCCTGTGTCCCTGCACACCCTGACCCTGTGTCCCTGCACACCTTGACCCTGTGCCCCTTTGCACCCTGACCCTGTGCCCCTTTGCACCCTGACCCTGTGTCCCTTCGCATCCTGACCCTGTGCCCCTTTGCACCCTGACCCTGTGTCCCTGCACACCCTGACCCTGTGTCCATTGCACCCTGACCCTGTGCCTCTTCGCATCCTGACCCTGTGTCCCTGCACACCCTGACCCTGTGTCCCTGCACACCCTGACCCTTTGTCCCTGCACACCCTGACCCTGTGTCCCTGCACACCCTGACCGTTCGTCCATTGCACCCTGACCCTGTGTCTCTTCGCACCCTGACCCTGTGCCTCTTCGCACCCTGACCCCGTGCCCCTTTGCACCCTGGCCCCGTGCCCCTTTGCACCCTGATCCTGTGCCCCTTTGCACCCTGATCCTGTGCCCCTTTGCACCCTGATCCTGTGCCCCTTTACACCCTGATCCTGTGTCCCTGCACACCCTGACCCTGTGTCCATTGCACCCTAACCCTGTGCCCCTTTGCACCCTGACCTTGTGTCCAATGCACCCTGACCCTTCGTCCATTGCACCCTGACCCTGTGTCCCTGCACACCCTGACCCTGTGTCCCTGCACACCCTGACCCTTCGTCCATTGCACCCTGACCCTGTGTCCCTGCACACCCTGACCCTGTGCCTCTTCGCACCCTGACCCCGTGCCCCTTTGCACCCTGACCCTGTGCCCCTTTGCACCCTGATCCTGTGCCCCTTTGCACCCTGATCCTGTGCCCCTTTGCACCCTGACCCTGTGTCCCTGCACACCCTGATCCTGTGTCCCTGCACACCCTGACCCTGTGCCCCTTTGCACCCTGACCCTGTGCCCCTTTGCACCCTGATCCTGTGCCCCTTTGCACCCTGATCCTGTGCCCCTTTGCACCCTGACCCTTTGTCCCTGCACACCCTGACCCTGTGTCCCTGCACACCCTGACCCTGTGCCCCTTTGCACCCTGACCCTGTGTCCCTGCACACCCTGACCCTGTGTCCAATGCACCCTGACCCTGTGCCCCTTTGCACCTGACCCTGCGCCCCTTTGCACCCTGACCTTGTGCCCCTTCGCACCCTGACTCTTTGCCCCTTCGCACCCTGACCCTATGCCCCTTCGCACCCTGACCCTGTGCCCCTTCCTCCTGTCCCCATGCCCTCTCATACCCTGAAAGTGTTGTTCCAGGCTCCTGTGTCTCTATCCCTTTAACTATCCCTTTCTCAAGTGCCCTCAGGGACAACTGCTTGGAGACTTGTGATCTCCAGGTAATCGGGTTCTTGCTTTGCCTTCTCTCTGACAGGACCTTAGGTGTTTGAGGTCAGAACCACTTGGTGATGCCTCACATCAAGCGGGAGTTGAGTTTTTGATGCTGCTGAAGCACCTCGGGTGCAGGTGGAGCAGGGGGTGTTGAAACTGAGCACAAGTGGGCCTCGGGGTCAGAGACTGGGATCTTGCAGCAAGGAGCTGGGACCAAAGGCTCACAGGAGGGTTCAGTGCCATGGTGTACTGGAGCCTCAGAGTCAGAGACTGGAAAAGACCAGAGAGAcacaaggtgagagagagagagacacacacacagagagagagtgagacagagagagagagagtgagacagagagagagagagtgagacagagagagagaaagagtgacagagagagaaagagtgacagagagacaaagagtgacagagacagagagagagagagtgacagagagcgagagaaagagtgatagagatagagacagagagagagacacacagagagtgatagagacagagacacacacaaacaaggtGATACACAGAGATAGAgatacagtgagtgacagagagacacacactgagaatgacagagacagagctagagagacagagaaagagacacagcgaGTGacaaacagatagagacagagggagacacagagatagagagagagatgcacagagtgacagaaagagagatatacagtgatagagacaaagagagacacatagagagtgacaaacagagacagagtgacaaatagagacacagagagtgacagaaagagatacagagcgacaaacaagagacacagagagtaaaagagagagatagagtgacaaacagcgacagagacagacagagtgatagacagagagggagagacataatgtgacagagacaaagagagacacagagagtaaaAGAGATAGAGTGTCAAACAGACAGAgtgatagacacagagagagacataatgtgacagacaaacagagacacagggagtgacagagagatacagagagtgacaaacaaagacacagagagagagtaacaaagagtgataGACACAGAGTAACAGAGGGATACGGAGAGTGACAAACacagacagagagtaacagagagcgatagacacagagacacagacagcagagagatacagagagtgacaAGCAGAGACAAAGTGGCAAAGTGTGGGACAGGTAGAGACACAGAGTAAcatggacagagagggagatatagagacagagacacagagagtgacaaacagagatagagatacatagagagagacagagtgacagatacaggagacatacagagagagagagagagacagagagagagagagacacacacagagagtgacagcgagagagatacagagagtaacaaacagatagaaagagatacagagagtgacagagacagggagTACACCAAAATTGACAAACAGAGATAGAGATTGAGACAGATAGAGTACACAGACACAGATAGAGAGACTGGgtaacacaaacagagagtgacaaacaaagagaaagatacagagagtcacaaacagacagaaagagatagggagagtgacAAAGACAGGGAGAGACATGATGGGTGACAAACAGAGATAGTGAGACAGATACAGTGCTCAGATACAAATGAAGAGACACAggacaacagagagtgacagacagagtcagagaggtacgcagagtgacacagagacagatactgtcACAAAGACAGACTGAGAGACATAGGGAGACTCCAGACACCGGGTCATagtgagagggtgacagagagagagacagatacagagatagATTGAGAGATGCAAGGAGAAAGAGGCAGACAAACACACAGAATGGGAGAGACCCACGAAGATAAAAacaccagagactgagagagacttaaGAGATACATACAGGCTCAGACAGACACAGAGATGTACATTTACACACAGAGACAGGCGGCCACAGGTAGAgataacagagacatagactcagACAGGTACAGAAGTCACTAACACAATGGTGAGGAGTTCATGATATGTGTGTGTGATTTGGGAGTCTGGAGATAGAGTTTGAGACAAATGCAGTCAGTCTGAGAACAAACAAGGATCAGAGACACAAGACTCCTGTGAGCAGAGGGTCCAGTGACGGGTGAAGCTTTCCTCTCAGATTTCAAAGCATCCGGTGAGATTTCAGGTAGCTTTAATGTTTAATTATATATCCCTCCCACAGCATCAGGCTCACCCTCTTCAGCTTTGGATGTCCGTGTGCAGCCTCTCCCAGGTGAACAGCTGCCTTCGGGGCACTCATACACACTGTGCTAACTGAGCACTATCAGTCAGTAGTGCTCACCCCATTAATGGGACTATCGCCAGGGCACTGCCCGTGTGGATTCCGAGACGATCCCTAATATTTCAGGTTAACACAAACACCCAGCTCAGAGACCCCCTCAGCTTCAACACACAGACCCACCTCGCCTACCCTCCtcaaaccccctccccctcccccacccccctccccctcctccaccccccccaccttccaGAACTCCACTCTTCATCAGTCTGATCTAATGTCACTGTCATCTCTAAAATGAACTGATATCTGCTGGGAATCTAGATCAGGATTTGGACAAACTGTGAGGACATGGAGTGATTTCAGAACAGGCACAGAACAATGCAATACTTCCTCACCATAGtactcactccctcctcaccttaaccctcactccctcctcaatatatcccccactccctcctcagcttaaccctcactccctcctcaatatatccctcactccctcctcaccttaaccctcactcccacctcaatatatcccccactccctcctcagcttaaccctcactccctcctcaatatatcccccactccctcctcagcttaaccctcactccctcctcaatatatcccccactccctcctcaccttaaccctcactccctcctcaatATATCCCCCATTCCCTCCTCAGCTtaaccctcactccctcctcaatatatccctcactccctcctcaccttaaccctcactccctcctcaatatatccctccactccctcctcacctTAACCCTCACTACTTCCTCACTTTAACCCTCACTACATCCTCACTTtaatcctcgctccctcctcaataTATTCCTCACTCCCTCCCAACCATAACCCCTATTCCCTTCTCACCATATTCCTCACTCCttgtcaccatatccctcagtccccctCACCGTACTCCCTCAAAATAcccctcaccatatccctcaatcactCCTCGCCATAAACATCAATTTGTCTATTTGGGGGGAGTGACTGTCTGTACCGGGAATTGTCTGTGTTGGGGGAGTGACTGTCTGTACCGGGTATTgtctgtgtggggggggagtgactCTCTGTACTGGGTATTGTCTGTGTGGGGGGAGTGACTGTCTGTACTGGGTATTGTCTGTGTTAGGGGAGTGACTGTCTGTACTGGGTATTgtctgtgtggggggggagtgactCTCTGTACTGGGTATTGTCTGTGTGGGGGGAGTGACTGTCTGTACTGGGTATTGTCTGTGTTGGGGGAGTGACTGTCTGTACTGGGTATTGTCTGTGTTGGGGGAGTGACTGTCTGTACTGGGTATTGTCTGTGTTGGGGGAGTGACTGTCTGTTCCGGGTATTGTCTGTTTGGGGGGAGTGACTGTCTGTACCGGGTATTgtctgtgtggggggggagtgactCTCTGTACTGGGTATTGTCTGTGTGGGGGGAGTGACTGTCTGTACTGGGTATTGTCTGTGTTGGGGGAGTGACTGTCTGTACTGGGTATTgtctgtgtggggggggagtgactCTCTGTACTGGGTATTGTCTGTGTTGGGGGAGTGACTGTCTGTACCGGGTATTGTCCGTGTGTGGGGGAGTGACTGTCTGTACCGGGTATTGTCTGTGTTGGGGGAGTGACTGTCTGGACTGGGTATTGTCTGTGTTGGGGGAGTGACTGTCTGTACTGGGTATTGTCTGTGTTGGGGGAGTGACTGTCTGTACTGGGTATTGTCTGTTTGGGGGGAGTGACTGTCTGTACTGGGTATTGTCTGTTTGGGGGGAGTGACTGTCTGTACCGGGTATTGTCTGTGTTGGGGGAGTGACTGTCTGTACTGGGTATTGTCTGTGTTGGGGGAGTGACTGTCTGTACCGGGTATTGTCTGTGTTGGGGGAGTGACTGTCTGGACTGGGTATTGTCTGTGTTGGGGGAGTGACTGTCTGTACTGGGAATTGTCTGTGTTGGGGGAGTGACTGTCTGTACTGGGTATTGTCTGTGTGGGGGGAGTGACTGTCTGTACCGGGTATTGTCTGTGTTGGGGGAGTGACTGTCTGCACTGGGTATTGTCTGTGTTGGGGGAGTGACTGTCTGTACCGGGTATTGTCTGTGTTGGGGGAGTGACTGTCTGTACTGGGTATTGTCTGTGTTGGGGGAGTGACTGTCTGTACTGGGTATTGTCTGTGTTGGGGGAGTGACTGTCTGTACTGGGTATTGTCTGTTTGGGGGGAGTGACTGTCTGTACCGGGTATTGTCTGTTTGGGGGGAGTGACTGTCTGTACCGGGTATTGTCTGTGTTGGGGGAGTGACTGTCTGTACTGGGTATTGTCTGTGTTGGGGGAGTGACTGTCTGTTCCGGGTATTGTCTGTGTTGGGGGGAGTGACTGTCTATTCCGGGTATTGTCTGTGTTGGGGGAGTGACTGTCTGTACTGGGTATTGTCTGTGTTGGGGGAGTGACTGTCTGTACTGGGAATCTGTCTGTTTGGGGGGAGTGACTGTCTGTACTGGGAATTGTCTGTTTGGGGGGAGTGACTGTACTGGGAATTGTCTGTGTTGGGGGAGTGAC from Heterodontus francisci isolate sHetFra1 chromosome 1, sHetFra1.hap1, whole genome shotgun sequence harbors:
- the LOC137377679 gene encoding spidroin-1-like codes for the protein MDEGSGCIGHKVRVQRGTGLGCNGHRVRVCRDTGSGCKGAQDQGAKGHRIRVQRGTGSGCKGARGQGAKGHGVRVRRGTGSGCEETQGQGAMDERSGCAGTQGQGVQGQRVRVCRDTGSGCAGTQGQDAKRHRVRVQWTQGQGVQGHRVRVQRGTGSGCEGTQGQGAKGHRVRVQRGTGSRCAGTQGQGVQGHRVRMRRGTGSGCIGHRVRVCRDTGSGCEEAQGQGALDTGSGCAGTQGQDAKGHKVRMRRDIGSGCEGTQGQDAKGHRVRVQRGTGSGCKGVQGQGVQGHRVRVCRDTGSGCAGTQCQDAKRHRVRVQWTQGQGVQGHRVRVHWTQGQGVQGQRVRVCRDKGSGCAGTQGQGVQGHRVRMRRGTGSGCNGHRVRVCMDTGSGCKGAQGQGAKGHRVRVCRDTGSGCEEAQGQGAMDTGSGCAGTQGQGAKGHRVRVHWTQGQGVQGHRVRVRRGTGSGCEGTQGQDAKGHRVRVQRGTVSGCKGAQGQGVQGHRVRVQRGTGSGCKGAQDQGAKGRRVRVQRGAGSGCKGTQGQGEKGHRVKVQWTQGQGVQGHRVRVRRDTGSGCEEAQGQDAKRHRVRVCRDTGSGCEEAQDQDAKGCRVRVQRGTGSGCKGAQGQGVKGHRVRVRRGTGSGCEGAQGQGQGAIDTGSGCKGKCRTQSKKAFFTQLELCTPGMGKIITWTNIGI